Genomic window (Alnus glutinosa chromosome 9, dhAlnGlut1.1, whole genome shotgun sequence):
CATCTGAAGAGGCTCAATGCTCCTAAACATTGGATGCTTGACAAACTTGGGGGTGCATTTGTGAGTGAAATGTTCTGCATAATCTTTAGATATTTTCAACTttgtttcctttgtttttggtCGTCCTCCCAGTGTGTATGATGTTTTCTAATTCTCTGTGCAGGCTCCTAAGCCATCATCTGGCCCCCACAAATCCAGGGAGTGCTTGCCATTGATCCTTATTTTGCGGAACAGGTTGAAGTATGCCCTCACATACCGTGAGGTCATTGCCATTCTGATGCAGCGACATGTTTTGGTTGATGGGAAGGTTAGGACTGACAAGACCTACCCTTCAGGCTTCATGGGTATGTACACTTCTGACTAATTTGCTACAAGTTGGTTGCATTATTAATAGCAACATCACAATGCAAAGTTTTACCCAATGGAGGTAGTGAGGTGTTGAGGTTTTATAGTAGCTACAATAATCATGTTGATATTtacttgtataaaaaaaaattgtcattttgtCGTTTCTTCTGCTTAAAATTAATTTCTGTAATATGCTTGTTTTTTGgatactttttgaaaattttcaccttaatctttttgaaattttcagatgtGGTATCAATTCCAAAAACAAATGAGAACTTCCGTCTCCTTTATGATACCAAGGGTCGTTTCCGTCTTCACTCAATTAGGGATGAAGAGGCAAAGGTTGGTTGCCCAAACTTCTtgattactctctctctctctctctctctctctctcaatgggAGTAGGTTATCATTCTATCTTCCTTGATATAATGTTGCCATATCTGCAACTACAAGAATCATGATGTTCAACATATTCACTAGCACAAATTGATTTGACTGCAAAGGGTACCATATATAAATGCGTTTAGAGTGGTCTCTaagaggtagctcaatcggctggtgACTACAGTCATTAGGTTGAATATCCCCTTTCACCTCCCCTCTTGGGGACAAAAAATTACgtagaaaaaaaatgtgttcagagtgaatttataaatacatgaaaaagaaatcaGTCAAAAATGCCTTTGGGATGAAAATTCCATATGTAAGACCTCTGTTAATATAGCTTAACCACATAGGATTGAAATTTTGATACATGAAAATCCTTGGAGAAAAGATAATCCTTGTTGCAAGACTGTCTTTGGGGTTTGAGTTTAAAATCCTTGATAATTCTATAATTTGGGATTGGTAACTCTTATTTTTGTTATGGAGAGCCCTTAGTTTTTGTTTATGTATTGTAAGTGTTTACTTGACTTTCGGTTTGGTGATATCCAGTGAGTGGGAGCGTTTGGGTTTCAATGATACTTTTTTGGGCCGAGTTTTTGACTTGCTTACGGATAAACAGTTAACTTATGACCCTATCTTCTAATTTCTCTTGCAGTTCAAGCTTTGCAAGGTCCGGTCTGTGCAGTTTGGGCAGAAGGGAATTCCCTATCTCAACACCCATGACGGGCGAACTATCCGCTACCCAGACCCACTTATCAAGGCCCATGACACCATCAAGCTGGACTTAGAGACCAACAAGATCACTGATTTCATTAAGTTTGATGTTGGGAATGTTGTCATGGTGACTGGTGGAAGAAACAGAGGTCGTGTTGGAGTCATTAAGAACAGGGAAAAGCATAAGGGAACATTTGAGACTGTTCACATTCAGGATGCCACTGGTCATGAGTTTGCAACCCGTCTTGGAAATGTTTACACCATTGGCAAGGGTACTAAGCCATGGGTCTCTCTGCCCAAGGGCAAGGGTATCAAGCTGACCATCATTGAAGAGGCAAGGAAGAGGAACCAAGGCCAACCAGTCATAGCTGCTTAACCAGTATTGTGTTTATGGTTTTAGAAGATTACCTAGATTgtattttttgcaatttgagGATTCATGTTTTGGTTTAAATTTGTAGTACCGGGGGTTTCGGACGCTGAATGAGTTGCAATactgtttaattttttgttttctctagaATGAAGAATATCAGACCTGTTTGATGAGCTTACTCTTTGtttatgtgaattttaaattttccctaaagcaGATTTTGTCAAAAGGCTTTTTGGCATTTTCAGTAGTTATCGATCTCTTCATATAGAATTTTGCTTGTGCACATTTGCGTGGCATTTTATTTGTTAGTGCACCATTAGCAGATTTCTTTAAACATTTATtcaatttaaagaaataaactacttttttttttttttttatttaaatacactctacaatattttgttttatacaatttaaatattttttaaattaaatgttaggaaaagaaaggaaaaagagagaagaaaaaagttatttaaatgttattttaaataaatgatcaaagaaagaaagaggataaaatgtttttttttaaaaaaaaaaaaatattaaaggaacTATTTTTGCTTTCTAGATTTAGAGTACAAATTTTAGTGCTCTCATGTCTCTTTttaatttagggaacaaaaaataaattttatttcccTACATTTAGGCCTTTAGGGAAGTGAATGAGATTTATGAAAATTGATGCTAGTGCTCTTAATTGGAGAGTGGAAGAAACAGtctgaaaaaaattgaattagagTTTGCTTAGTTCTGATGACGTTCTATATATTCTATGAATTAAATTGGAACCCTTGTTTGAATGTTGTGAGAGCTTTGGGAGCTTGAGATATATGCTGAAATGCAGAACTTCCTCATTCAGACCACCACCATTCATGGAAATACGATAGATGCTCTCATGGATTGTGTTTTGGGCGAATTTATGATacttaagaaaaagaaaatcatccAACATGCCTCTGTGAAGAAAAGTCCAAATGTAAGACCACAGTTAGTATTGCTGAACACCATTGAGTTACATGAAAATCCTTGGACAAAAAGATCATCCTTGAGGCAAGATTGTCTTTGAAGTGcttgatataaattataattgcTATAATTTGGGAATGATAACTGTCTTATTGTTGTTATGTTGTAACTAAGAAATTATGATTCGGGTTTTCAACaactttttaacaaaattaccAGCAATTcggacaaaaaataaatgttaaagaattttataaaatttagctGCCCCAATAAATAGATAGGTTGCTTGAGACCTTTTTAGACAGGTAGGCCATATAAGAGCTTTCTCATATTTGTTCTTCGAATTCTTAACAATCCGAACAACAAAATTACTGAAAATCTCTATAAAAGAAATTAGGGAGCCTCTTAGTTTCTATTACTATGCTTCATTTACCAGACTATAGGTTTGGTAATATCGATTGAGTGGTGGCATGCAGGTTTCAATGATACCAAGACCCACTTATAAAGGCCAATGACACCTTCTAGCTGGACTTTGAGACCAACAAGATCATCAATTTCATTATGTTTGATGTTGGGAATGTTGTCATGGTGACTGGTGGGAGGAACAAGGGAAATGTTGGAGTTATGAAGAAGAGGGAGAAGCATAAAGGGAGCTTTTCTAGCTTTGACACTTTCACATCCAAGATGCAGTTTGCAATGATTTTGCAAGTGTCTCTTCCCAAAGACAATGGTATAAGCTGTCCAAGAGGCAAGGAGGAGACATGAAGCTCAAGCGGCTTACAATACTTGCTAATACTCGGTTTCTTTCCACGAaaaatggtttttgaaaaataattttgacattttttagtatttggtggggatgaaaataataattgctcactactttttattttttattctatttttattcttataaaattgatataacttttaaaattaccataagatgaatcactattgaatctgaattttaaaagtcacattaactTTGAAAGGATAAAAAATGGTCATTAGCATTACTTATACGCTCCATTTTATTGGGCTGATGTGATAATGCTCATCaaccattaatatatataatttaaatttgttaaaataaaataacaccatatatatatatatatatatataacaaaataaaatgtaaaccGTAAAATAGGGAAGAATTGTTGATGGTCAATCCGTTTCCCAATTTTGGGACTGACATTCCCCGTGACAAAATATTCTGAATCAGATAGGCTCCAAAAAGtttgaaacaaaacaagaaaacagcACTTCCAACGTCTCAGCTTTGCTGTCCTTGTTTTTGGTTATTCAAACCAAAACCCCCAAGAGTCAAGACACTCTCACTCTTCCCACCAGTCCATGGCAAACTCTCACCAAATGCCTCCGAATCTTTGCccaatcatcttcttcttcttcttcgccaTCCTGGGCTTGGCCTCAAGGATCCGAGCCATAGGCGTGAACTGGGGCACCGCGGCCTCGCACCCTCTCCCACCGCCCGAGGTGGTGGAGCTCTTGAAGTCCAACAACATCACCAAAGTGAAGCTCTTTGATGCCGACCCACTTGTTCTCCAAGCGCTCTCCGGGTCCAACATCGGTGTCATTGTGGGCATTCCAAATAGCATGCTCAGAAGCTTGAACTCGTCCAAAAAGGCTGCGGAGAGTTGGGTACACGATAATGTCACCCGCTACTTCTTCAATGGAGGCAGTGGAGTTCGAATTGAGTATGttcctgcatttttttttttttttttggccttttcttAATGGGTTTAATTAGATTTTCCAAGTTAGATTTCCAggtcatgattttttttccgGTTATGTAACATGGATATCTGGGTTTTCTTTTGTACTTTAGTATCTATTGTTCATCATTTTTGGTGACTTGGGTTTGTCATGTTTTGAGTTAATTTATCACTGTTCATGTTTGCTTGGTTTCTTGGACAAAAAGGCGTTAGTCAATTTGGGGTGGAAAATGTGGATAGATCCATTGGTTTTGTCTCTTGATTGATTAAAAAGAGGCCCTGGAAGTTAAGGTTTACATTGACGTAGTTGTTGCAGATGAAATGGTTGATGAACTTAAAGCATCCCTCGTCACGCCATTACCCTAGTCGATGGCTTGAGTGATACTACAACACCTATGTCTCATGTTGGGAAAATGAGGAGTAGCTCACATAAAgttggtggtttataaagatggtaatgagtgttaagtctcacattgcttacttactaggtgaaattagcgtttataaataaatttagggaagcttcaaattgattagtcattttgtgGTGATAGCACAAATGTGGTTAGTGCTTTTCCCTAGGTCATTGCAGATACACGGTCATGATGTCACCTGATAAGAAAGGAAAATTACCAAATAATTGAAGCTACCAATTTGGtacttttcttttgataaacGAATGGTTAGCAATTATAATTTTCATCACGCCATTGAATATGCAAAGTAGTCTATGAGTTAGCCTAATTTGGTAGTTAATTTTGGTTATATTTTAAACATTGCAAGCAACCTCTATGGATTGCAACATTTTGCAATTGAGAAGTATGGAACCCAACTGGAAAATCTTTGCTTGCCCGCAAATTGTCATTCCTAGTTCTAGTTCAGATACTGCTTTAGGTGAACCTGTTTTGTGAAAGTATGATACATTCTGTCAATTTTTTCAAGGGTGATGTACACATACAGAATTCGAAAGTATCTACCTTCTTGCAGCTTTGATCTGTTTAGAATGAAGCAGAGGACGTGCTAGGGCTTCTGTCAAGTGAATGAGGGACAATAGGAGGAgaggaaattcaaaattttttaatGCGAAGTTGCATTCACCTAGTACTTTGACCTCATTATACTGcatttgaaatggaaaaaaaGATGCTTAGATAGCTGGGCActgttgtatgaaatttttctAGTTAGATTTACAATGGATGTGTTGATAGTGTTAGAGAATATACTCTCCATATACGGGTCATGGTTCTTTGTAAGGGTCAGCTATATTGGCAGAGGGTATTTAGTAAAGCAGTTTCTGTCTTTTGCATGCTAGGAGCATGAAAACACCGGGTTTCGATGTTTGCATGTTAGGTGCACAAAGCTGTTTCTGACTTCAGGAGCTGCGCCATTTCGAATAAGTGATGAAAGTTTTTGCTTGGTGTTGTGGTAGATTAAACAATGTCACCCTTCTTGGTTTTCTGGCCCTTTGCAAGGTTAGTTTGGTCCAGTGGAACTCTCATCTTTTTAAGACACGAGCTTTCCTCTGTAAAATGAAGTTTTAAGATTGATTGCATTGGAAAACCAACTCACAACTGCTGCCCAAGTTTCCCCACCTCACTCTTTTTGTTAATGGGTTTTATGTTGATTTGGTTGTGATTCATGTTGAAATTAAGATGCCATGATGATTTTGCATTTGTGCGCATCTTtttgtcaccatcattttgGTGGACAATTATTTGACAAGAAATGTGTTATAAGAATGAGCTTATAGCAAACAACTTAGGACAGGACTGGATGGTATCAGCTCCAGACAAGACACAAATTTAAATGAGTCGGTGTTTATTAGGGGAGCAAGCTTCAAGATGGGATAGAAAGATGCATCTCTCTCTGCGTATTGCATGCTTAGTCGGCAATGCAAGTTAAGGAAAAACTATTTAGGTCCTTTTTGATTGTCCTATGAAATTGAATGGTCCTATGTATAGAATCTAATTAAATGGGACCAATTTGAGACTCTTATATGACCCCAGTAGCTTCAATTATTTCCTTTGTTAGGCTAATCAAAAGCTAAATTGATTTTGCTTATCCTTAGGGGTGTGGATTCATTCTATGAATACTACTAACCAGATTATCTACAGGTATGTTGCTGTTGGAGATGAGCCATTTCTCCAAAGTTACGTTGAGCAGTTCCATCCCTTTGTAATTGGAGCGGCCACAAACATCCAGGCAGCTTTGATCAGAGCAAACTTGGAAAGTAAGGTGAAGGTTGTAGTCCCTTGCAGTTACGATACCTTTCAGTCAGAATCCAGCCTGCCCTCAAAAGGACACTTCAGGTCTGACCTCAACAAAACCATGATCCAACTCCTCACATTTCTCAGCAAGCATAGCTCACCATTCTTTGTGACCATCTCTCCATTTGTAACTCTCCACCAAAACAAGAACATTTCCCTTGACTTTACTCTCTTCAAAGAAACTGCACACCCTCATAATGACAGCCACAGAACATACAAAAATAGCTTTGACTTAAGCTATGATACCATAGTTAATGCATTATCAACAGTTGGATTTCCCAAAATGGATATTGTTGTGGCACAGATTGGTTGGCCTACGGATGGATCAACCAATGCGACCCCATCTATTGCAGAGACCTTCATGAAAGGCCTCATGAACCATCTTCATAGCAAATTAGGTACCCCACTTAGACCTCAGAATTCTCCAATTGAAGCATACATATTTAGCCTTTTAGATGAGGACCAAAGAAGCATAACCACCGGAAATTTTGAGAGACATTGGGGTATTTTTACTTTTGATGGCCAAGCCAAGTATCGAGTTGATTTTGGCCTGGGGTCAAAAAACCTTGCGAATGCTCAAAATGTGGAGTATCTTCCGTCCAAGTGGTGCGTtgtgaacaataataaagaCTTGTCTAATGCAACGGCACGTGCGTTAGAGGCATGTTCGGTTGCTGATTGCACAGCTCTCTCCCCCGGTGGGTCTTGTTCTAATATTAGCTGGCCTGGGAATATATCATATGCGTTTAATAGCTACTATCAGCAGCATGATCAAAGGGCAGACAGCTGTGATTTTGGAAGTCTGGGTTTAATCACTACTGTTGATCCATCGGTTGATCATTGCAGATTTTCAGTTGAACTTCGCACTTCGCAATCAAATTCACTTGATGGGTCCTTTTTTTTCCACTTGACAACCTGGCTAACAACTACATTAGTATTTTTGCTCAGATTTACGTAGACAATAGATATCTGTGGGGAATTTTTGCCGCTCTTTATCTTCTCAGATATGATGTTGTGGTTACTTGTCATTGTACAAGGTTATGTTTATTCCTAAGATTTCTTCAGTGACTTCAGGCCCATTCATGTTTCCTGATTGTTCATCTCAAACTTTTGTGATTGACTGGTTGTTCCTAGTTAGAATGAGATAGCTGTTCCTTGGAATTTAGAATCATGGTCTTTGATGATTGACCCTAGACATGTCTCCTTTTTATGCCATTCAAACTGAAGCACATTCATGCTCTTCATAACTATTGGAACCCTGATATGACTTGTAGATTAAGAACACAGTATTGAAGGCATTTATATGATCATTGCAGATGTAGTTGAAGATGGCGTCCCACATTCCTTTCTGGTATTGGGCACTGTCTTGGTGACCATTTTATAAAACAGGACTAAGTTTTTGTTGGCTGTCTCAATGATTCCTCACAAGCTATTGATATATTGTGGTTTGATCAttgtaaaattaattttctattgttgatgtttcttttttggatggttTTATGATCCTATTGCCTTCATACTTTAAATTTAGGTTATCCGTTGTTATTGGATCATCTTGTAAGCCGTATCAGAAGGAAAAGCTTAAAATTCAGTGGCATTGGTTTTTGTGGGCCGAAGGGCCTATCTCATTTCTACTAAACTACTACTaaacaaaacacttttcatAGAGCTcgtctctcttcttctttcccactctcttcttcctcttgtgAGAtcctccctctttctttcttttcttcattttttgttttttcgtctACAACTTGAAAGTCAGATATACCGCGTCTTTCCCATGCATGTGATGCACCCATTGCACCACCGCTATGCTTTTGCTTGCGCGGCAGATCCTAGGCTTTCCCCTCTTCTTTTCCACTCGATCTCCATAGATGGGTACCCTCTTTTTGTCAACAGAGAGCCCCATATCTAACTGCAAATCCAAGTGTGGTGTTCATCGAGCCTATTTTGATGGGTACCTTCCTCATTGGACGCTAAAATGGTGCTCATCTTCGGCAGTTTCGGTTCAGCTACCGCTAGTACTTTTCTTCCTACTATAATTTTTAAGGTTGCTTGTTACTGTAATGAGTGTTGTTTTCAAGTAAATCCACCTCTGGACTGCCCCTTCAAACCGCCATCTAAAGCGCCCCCTCTCTTGGCCTTTGAGCCAAGAACCCAACGGACCTGGCCAATCATTTGGCTTGTTCTCAAtagattttagggtttttgagcACTATAATGATTGTATTAGGGCCTTTTTTGGGCTGCCCCACCCATATtttgtgtgggtgtgtgtgtgtgtgtgtgtttttttttttttttttttttttttttttttttttttaatttgatgtaaTTCTCCCCTTTCCCTGTTTCCTTGTatttgcttaggaaaaaaaaaactactattaAACATGGCTGTGCTTGTTTCAacctaaaacttttttttttggttaaaaatatttccataatttataaggaaattaattgatttattaatttctttgttgtttgGTAGAATTTCGTGAAAATaatactgaaaatattttctaatattcAGCTCGTATTGAAAAATTAGGTGCTGACTTGTGTAATCCAACAAGGAGCACGAGTTATACCATCCACTCTTTGATCACCAGAGAGGGCATTTCCAGTTTCCACCGAACTTTGCAGCACTCCGTATAGCCATGATGACTCAttacaaacattattttttgttctttaaattgTCAATTCAGACAATTAAATTGACGCATAGAtttttatatgaatattttaaacTGAACGTAAAAATCTTATACACTgtcaatcttattaaaaatatatataaaattacatattttaaaaacatatttcaatttaaaagaaaactttattaatcACTTAGGCTTTTTCTGCTTCaccgtaaaatattttatgaaaaatatattttttctttttttatctatttatgaaaaatgcctaagaaaaatatttttagttgatCAAGAAAATAACGTTCGTAAGGTGTAAAATAGTTTACGCTTCTCATTTGCATAACCTATTTTTCGATGTTCTCCCACACACCCCGATATAGGAAATTGTGAGAGAATTTCTTATGATACATATCTGTCTGAACATGTCTCAAGCTGCTCGAATATTTGCCT
Coding sequences:
- the LOC133877492 gene encoding small ribosomal subunit protein eS4z, whose amino-acid sequence is MARGLKKHLKRLNAPKHWMLDKLGGAFAPKPSSGPHKSRECLPLILILRNRLKYALTYREVIAILMQRHVLVDGKVRTDKTYPSGFMDVVSIPKTNENFRLLYDTKGRFRLHSIRDEEAKFKLCKVRSVQFGQKGIPYLNTHDGRTIRYPDPLIKAHDTIKLDLETNKITDFIKFDVGNVVMVTGGRNRGRVGVIKNREKHKGTFETVHIQDATGHEFATRLGNVYTIGKGTKPWVSLPKGKGIKLTIIEEARKRNQGQPVIAA
- the LOC133877491 gene encoding glucan endo-1,3-beta-glucosidase 9 yields the protein MANSHQMPPNLCPIIFFFFFAILGLASRIRAIGVNWGTAASHPLPPPEVVELLKSNNITKVKLFDADPLVLQALSGSNIGVIVGIPNSMLRSLNSSKKAAESWVHDNVTRYFFNGGSGVRIEYVAVGDEPFLQSYVEQFHPFVIGAATNIQAALIRANLESKVKVVVPCSYDTFQSESSLPSKGHFRSDLNKTMIQLLTFLSKHSSPFFVTISPFVTLHQNKNISLDFTLFKETAHPHNDSHRTYKNSFDLSYDTIVNALSTVGFPKMDIVVAQIGWPTDGSTNATPSIAETFMKGLMNHLHSKLGTPLRPQNSPIEAYIFSLLDEDQRSITTGNFERHWGIFTFDGQAKYRVDFGLGSKNLANAQNVEYLPSKWCVVNNNKDLSNATARALEACSVADCTALSPGGSCSNISWPGNISYAFNSYYQQHDQRADSCDFGSLGLITTVDPSVDHCRFSVELRTSQSNSLDGSFFFHLTTWLTTTLVFLLRFT